From a region of the Alnus glutinosa chromosome 1, dhAlnGlut1.1, whole genome shotgun sequence genome:
- the LOC133861115 gene encoding G-type lectin S-receptor-like serine/threonine-protein kinase LECRK1, producing the protein MDSGLAHIHGHFLVLVIIVLQLPAIPQAYDNVTVGSALFATDDNYSTWTSPSGDFAFGFRRLPGEQDQFLLAIWYAKLPEETVVWSANRDYPTEKESKVELTTAGQLVLSAPSGWELWRSNNTQSQSAGVSHGAMLDAGNFVITSRDSSIIIWDSFSEPTDTILPTQVLGFGNNLFSSMSEDSYKQGKFQLRLTTTGNLTLNQIDVYSRNPYGAYYTSPNVSELILDRSGYLQIRNSGSQNISNLTISKGLVIRGDSYYKATLDFDGIFRLYAHPKKFTGKVSWSAISYVPDNICMSILDTLGSGPCGYNSICALSQFGKPDCQCAPGFSLLDVNNKYGGCKQDDVSYMHECNEKGSVIAEDRFEFLEMVFADWPLADYEMLKPTTEFECTKSCLRDCYCAVAIFQDPKYNDGIGRCWKKKLPLSNGRLNRSSIDRKALFKKLKLEPNSSSQNSMNPNPGGRQQNQAILILAILLGTSVLLNFFSVASISLVVFCLWQGKLPNLYRTLNTRDPETNLRCFTYKDLEEATNGFKEELGRGSFGTVYKGVLVSGYSKHVAVKKLDKLVREGEREFKTEMTVIGQTHHKNLVQLLGYCDEGEHRLLVYEFMYNGSLSSFLFGVIRPSWQQRMQIALGIARGIMYLHEECSTQIIHCDIKPQNILLDDSFTAKISDFGLAKLLMSHQTRTLTGIRGTKGYVAPEWFRNTPITVKVDVYSFGVMLLEIICCRRCVEIEMERAAILTEWAYEYYSKGKVERLVENDEEALSDLKKVEKLVTVAIWCVQDLPLLRPSMREVSNMLEGILEVVAPPCPFLYSSMSGSDFQSS; encoded by the coding sequence ATGGATTCAGGACTTGCTCATATTCACGGCCATTTCCTTGTCCTTGTTATTATCGTCCTCCAGCTTCCTGCAATACCTCAAGCTTACGACAACGTGACTGTGGGTTCAGCTCTTTTTGCCACAGACGATAATTACTCCACCTGGACTTCACCATCTGGCGATTTCGCTTTTGGGTTCCGCCGCCTTCCTGGTGAACAAGATCAGTTCCTCCTGGCTATCTGGTACGCTAAGCTACCGGAAGAAACTGTCGTTTGGTCTGCCAACAGGGATTACCCGACAGAGAAAGAATCAAAAGTGGAGCTAACAACCGCTGGACAGCTAGTTCTCAGCGCTCCAAGTGGGTGGGAATTGTGGAGGTCCAACAACACTCAGTCTCAGAGTGCCGGAGTGTCGCATGGGGCGATGCTAGACGCCGGGAACTTTGTGATTACAAGCAGAGATTCAAGCATCATCATATGGGACAGCTTCAGCGAACCAACCGACACAATCTTACCAACCCAAGTATTGGGTTTTGGGAACAACCTTTTTTCTAGCATGTCTGAAGACAGTTACAAGCAGGGCAAATTTCAGCTCCGTCTCACTACTACTGGAAATCTGACACTTAACCAAATAGATGTCTACAGCAGGAATCCTTACGGAGCTTACTATACCAGCCCGAATGTTTCTGAGCTAATCTTGGACCGGTCAGGCTACCTTCAAATCAGAAACTCAGGGAGCCAAAACATATCAAACCTTACAATATCAAAGGGTTTGGTCATCAGGGGAGACTCCTACTACAAGGCAACGCTTGATTTTGATGGAATCTTCAGACTCTATGCCCACCCAAAGAAGTTCACTGGCAAAGTCAGCTGGTCTGCCATCTCGTATGTTCCTGACAACATCTGCATGAGTATTTTAGACACTTTAGGAAGTGGCCCTTGTGGGTATAACAGCATATGCGCACTCAGTCAGTTTGGTAAACCGGATTGCCAATGTGCCCCTGGCTTTTCTCTGCTGGATGTAAACAACAAGTATGGTGGCTGCAAACAAGACGATGTCAGCTATATGCATGAATGCAACGAGAAGGGATCTGTGATTGCAGAGGATCGATTTGAATTCTTGGAGATGGTGTTTGCAGATTGGCCTTTAGCTGACTATGAGATGCTGAAACCTACGACAGAATTTGAATGCACGAAATCATGCTTGCGTGATTGTTACTGCGCAGTTGCCATTTTCCAGGATCCGAAGTATAATGATGGCATAggaagatgttggaagaagaaatTGCCGCTTTCTAATGGGAGGCTCAACCGGAGTTCCATTGATAGAAAAGCTCTGTTCAAGAAATTGAAATTGGAACCGAACAGCTCTTCCCAGAATTCAATGAATCCGAACCCGGGTGGAAGACAGCAGAATCAAGCAATATTGATCCTCGCAATCCTCCTAGGTACTTCAGTACTTCTGAACTTCTTTTCTGTCGCTTCAATTTCTCTGGTTGTCTTCTGTTTGTGGCAAGGAAAACTACCAAACCTTTATAGAACCTTAAATACAAGAGATCCAGAGACAAATCTACGTTGCTTTACATacaaagatcttgaagaagCCACTAATGGGTTTAAAGAAGAATTGGGCAGGGGTTCTTTTGGCACTGTTTATAAAGGGGTATTAGTATCAGGTTATAGCAAACATGTTGCTGTCAAGAAGCTAGACAAGTTGGTGAGGGAAGGTGAGAGGGAATTCAAAACCGAAATGACTGTGATCGGCCAAACTCACCATAAGAATTTGGTCCAGTTACTTGGCTACTGCGACGAGGGTGAACACCGACTCTTGGTGTACGAGTTTATGTACAACGGATCGTTGTCGAGTTTCCTCTTTGGAGTGATAAGACCAAGTTGGCAACAAAGAATGCAAATTGCATTAGGAATTGCTAGAGGGATCATGTATTTGCATGAAGAATGCAGCACGCAAATCATTCATTGCGACATAAAGCCTCAAAACATACTCTTGGATGATTCTTTTACAGCCAAAATTTCTGACTTTGGACTGGCAAAGCTTTTGATGAGCCACCAGACGCGGACTCTCACGGGCATCAGGGGGACTAAAGGGTACGTTGCACCAGAGTGGTTCAGGAACACACCAATCACTGTAAAGGTGGATGTTTATAGCTTTGGGGTCATGCTGTTGGAGATCATTTGCTGCAGGAGATGTGTGGAAATTGAGATGGAGAGGGCAGCAATACTAACTGAATGGGCTTATGAATATTATAGTAAAGGGAAAGTTGAAAGATTGGTGGAAAATGATGAGGAGGCTTTAAGTGATCTGAAGAAGGTGGAGAAGTTGGTGACAGTGGCAATTTGGTGTGTTCAGGATCTGCCATTATTGAGGCCTTCCATGAGGGAAGTCAGTAACATGCTAGAAGGCATTCTTGAGGTTGTTGCACCCCCATGTCCTTTCCTCTACAGTTCAATGTCTGGATCTGATTTTCAGTCATCCTAG
- the LOC133855248 gene encoding protein TORMOZ EMBRYO DEFECTIVE — MASLPLKKNYRCVPSLQQFYTGGPFAVASDGSFIACACDESIRIVDSSDASIRSTIDTDSDAPSALALSPDDKLLFSAGKSLQIRVWDLSTLKCVRSWKGHESPVKGMACHLSGGLLATAGADRKVLVWDVDGGFCTHFFKGHAGVVSCIMFHPDPNKSLLFSGSDDATVRVWDLLHKKCVATFKKHDSAVTSMAISEDGQILLTAGRDKVVHLWDLRDYGFKKTVLAYEVLEAVCVIRSGSPFASLVASFYERSGKKTSGSSAIHFITVGERGIVRIWNSESAACLFEQKASDVSVNSDMSRGFTSAVMLPSDQGLLCVTADQQFLFYVPVEHSEEIFKLILSRRLVGYNEEIVDLRFLGEEEQFLAVATNLEQVRVYDLAARSCSYVLAGHTETVLCLDTCVSTSGRTLIVTGSKDKSVRLWESESRCCIGVGVGHTKAVGAIAFSKKRKDFFVSGSRDLTLKVWSLESLFDEVVQPLNLKAKAVVKAHDKDINSLAISPNDSLACSGSQDTTACVWRLPDLVPVVVLKGHKRGIWSVEFSPVDQCVITASGDTTIRIWAIPDGSCLKLFEGHLSSVLRASFLTRGTQFVSCGADGVVKLWTVKTGECIATYDKHEDKVWALAIGKKSEMLATGGRDAVLNLWYDCTADDKEGVFRKEEEGVLKGQELENAVSDADYTKAIQIAFELRRPHKLFELFAELFRKGEAEAHIDKFLDALGTEEFDLLFEYVREWNTKSKLCHVVHRVLFRVFNVLPPTEINKIKGIEELVEGLIPYTQRHFGRTDRHLRNSFLFDYILTGMSVIEPEIDAKERKVESLMHSDFKNADAEQKSTSEDLKAASKKRKSKKSKDSSTKKARSVAYTKVEVNSLQA; from the exons atgGCTTCCCTACCGTTGAAGAAAAACTACCGCTGCGTGCCGTCGCTGCAACAGTTCTACACGGGCGGGCCCTTTGCGGTGGCATCGGACGGCTCGTTCATCGCGTGCGCGTGCGACGAGTCGATTAGAATCGTCGATTCGTCCGACGCCTCGATACGGTCCACGATTGACACAGACTCGGACGCCCCTTCGGCCTTGGCGCTTAGCCCTGACGACAAGTTGCTCTTCTCCGCCGGCAAAAGTCTCCAGATTAGGGTCTGGGACTTGTCCACCCTCAAGTGCGTGCGCTCTTGGAAG GGCCATGAAAGTCCAGTGAAGGGTATGGCTTGCCACTTGTCTGGAGGATTGCTTGCAACTGCAGGAGCTGATAGGAAAGTCCTTGTTTGGGATGTTGATGGTGGCTTTTGCACTCATTTCTTCAAGGGCCACGCAGGGGTTGTTTCCTGTATTATGTTTCATCCTGATCCAAATAAATCACTA CTTTTCTCCGGAAGTGATGATGCAACAGTACGAGTGTGGGATCTTTTACACAAGAAGTGTGTTGCAACATTTAAAAAACACGATTCAGCAGTAACTTCTATGGCTATATCTGAAGATGGACAAATTTTGCTCACTGCTGGAAGAGATAAG GTTGTACACTTGTGGGACCTTCGTGATTATGGTTTCAAAAAGACTGTACTTGCATATGAGGTACTCGAAGCTGTGTGTGTAATTCGTTCCGGGAGCCCTTTTGCTTCATTAGTGGCTTCATTCTATGAGCGAAGTGGGAAGAAAACAAGTGGGTCATCAGCAATTCATTTTATCACAGTTGGTGAACGTGGGATTGTAAGAATATGGAACTCTGAAAG TGCAGCTTGCTTGTTTGAGCAAAAGGCATCTGATGTTAGTGTCAACTCAGACATGAGTAGGGGTTTCACATCTGCCGTTATGTTACCATCAGATCAAGGGTTGCTCTGTGTGACTGCCGATCAGCAGTTTCTTTTCTATGTCCCAGTAGAACACTCGGAAGAGATATTTAAACTTATCCTAAGCAGAAGACTTGTAGGATACAATGAAGAGATTGTGGATCTGAGGTTTTTAGGTGAAGAGGAACAATTTCTTGCTGTTGCTACAAACCTTGAACAG GTACGAGTGTATGACCTAGCAGCCAGGTCATGTTCGTATGTATTGGCTGGTCATACTGAAACTGTTCTATGCCTTGACACCTGTGTATCAACTTCTGGAAGAACACTAATTGTAACAGGAAGTAAGGACAAGAGT GTTAGGCTATGGGAATCAGAAAGCAGATGTTGCATTGGAGTTGGTGTAGGTCATACAAAAGCTGTTGGAGCCATTGCTTTCTCAAAGAAGCGGAAAGACTTCTTTGTTAGTGGTAGTCG TGATCTTACTCTTAAAGTGTGGAGTTTGGAGAGTCTGTTTGATGAGGTGGTACAGCCTCTTAATTTGAAAGCAAAAGCAGTTGTAAAAGCTCATGATAAGGATATCAATTCTCTAGCTATTTCACCAAATGATAGTTTAGCCTGCAGTGGTTCTCAG GATACAACTGCTTGTGTTTGGAGGCTTCCAGATCTGGTACCAGTAGTTGTGCTTAAAGGGCATAAAAGGGGGATTTGGTCAGTTGAGTTTTCTCCTGTTGATCAATGTGTCATAACGGCATCTGGTGATACGACGATAAGGATATGGGCTATTCCTGATGGTTCATGCTTGAAATTATTTGAGGGGCATTTATCAAGTGTATTAAGAGCATCCTTTCTTACTCGTGGGACCCAATTTGTTTCTTGCG GTGCTGATGGTGTGGTAAAGCTATGGACTGTAAAAACCGGCGAGTGCATTGCTACATATGATAAGCATGAGGACAAG GTTTGGGCCTTGGCTATTGGGAAGAAGTCAGAAATGCTTGCTACTGGTGGCAGGGATGCTGTTCTCAATTTGTGGTATGATTGTACTGCCGATGATAAAGAGGGGGTGTTCCGTAAAGAA GAAGAAGGGGTTCTGAAAGGTCAAGAATTAGAAAATGCTGTATCAGATGCTGACTACACTAAAGCAATCCAAATTGCATTTGAACTTCGCCGGCCTCACAAACTTTTTGAGTTGTTTGCTGAACTTTTCAG GAAGGGAGAGGCTGAAGCACATATAGATAAATTCCTTGATGCTCTTGGCACAGAAGAGTTTGATCTACTGTTTGAATATGTTCGAGAGTGGAATACAAAATCAAAGCTCTGTCATGTTGTACATCGCGTGCTTTTTAGAGTTTTCAACGTCCTTCCTCCAACAGAGATTAACAAG ATAAAAGGCATAGAGGAACTCGTTGAAGGTCTTATCCCATATACTCAAAGGCATTTCGGCAGGACAGACAGGCATTTAAGAAACAGTTTTTTGTTTGACTATATTCTGACTGGAATGTCAGTTATTGAACCAGAAATTGATGCCAAAGAGAGGAAAGTTGAGTCTTTGATGCATTCTGATTTCAAGAATGCTGATGCGGAGCAAAAAAGTACTTCCGAAGATCTGAAGGCGGCATCGAAGAAACGGAAGTCAAAGAAATCTAAAGACAGTTCAACTAAGAAGGCTAGGAGTGTGGCATACACGAAGGTTGAAGTTAATTCATTGCAGGCATGA
- the LOC133855232 gene encoding inositol-tetrakisphosphate 1-kinase 1-like: protein MSNPSASPCPRYCIGYALSPKKEKTFITSSLITHSKQQGVDLTRIDPTKPLTQQGPFDCIVHKLYNPDWAHQLHQLSLHHPNVVVIDPPGAIERLHNRVSMLEVVTQLRSETFWVPNQRVVYDPETLKGADAIRELGLRLPVIAKQVSADGGAGSHEMCLVLSHSGLSKLETPIVVQEFVNHGGVVFKVYVVGDHVKCVKRRSLPDVPEEKLNDNTTEGLLSFSQISNSARNEEEEEDWCSGSAAEKAETPPFELVVELAKGLREAMGLRLFNFDLIRDGRDGNGRYLVIDINYFPGYAKMPSYESVLVDFFRHVVDERSNKTSGLEEEHQEVRGGGSL, encoded by the coding sequence ATGTCCAATCCATCTGCATCTCCGTGTCCAAGGTACTGCATAGGCTATGCTCTGTCTCCCAAGAAGGAAAAAACCTTCATTACGAGCTCACTCATCACCCACAGCAAACAGCAAGGCGTTGATCTCACCCGAATCGATCCCACCAAGCCTTTGACCCAACAGGGACCCTTCGATTGCATCGTCCACAAACTCTACAACCCCGACTGGGCCCACCAGCTCCACCAACTGTCGCTGCACCACCCAAACGTCGTTGTAATCGACCCCCCTGGGGCCATCGAGCGGCTCCACAACCGGGTCTCCATGCTCGAGGTGGTGACCCAGTTGAGGAGCGAGACGTTCTGGGTTCCAAACCAGAGAGTGGTGTACGACCCGGAGACTCTGAAGGGTGCGGACGCGATTCGGGAGCTGGGCCTGAGGCTCCCAGTGATAGCGAAGCAGGTCTCGGCCGACGGCGGCGCGGGATCGCACGAGATGTGTTTGGTGTTGAGCCACAGCGGGCTGAGCAAGCTGGAAACGCCGATTGTGGTGCAAGAGTTCGTGAACCACGGCGGGGTGGTCTTCAAGGTTTACGTGGTGGGAGACCACGTCAAGTGCGTGAAGCGCAGGTCGTTGCCGGATGTACCCGAAGAGAAGCTGAATGATAATACGACGGAGGGGTTACTGTCGTTCTCGCAGATTTCGAATTCCGCAAGAAacgaggaagaggaagaggattGGTGTTCTGGGTCTGCTGCGGAGAAGGCAGAAACGCCGCCGTTTGAGTTGGTGGTGGAGTTGGCGAAGGGGTTGAGGGAGGCCATGGGGCTTCGGCTTTTCAACTTTGATTTGATTAGAGATGGTAGAGACGGGAATGGTAGGTACCTTGTGATTGACATCAATTACTTTCCTGGGTACGCCAAAATGCCCTCCTATGAGTCGGTTTTGGTGGATTTTTTCCGACATGTTGTGGACGAGAGGAGTAACAAGACTAGTGGGCTGGAGGAAGAACATCAAGAGGTGAGAGGTGGTGGGTCACTTTGA